The following nucleotide sequence is from Psychroserpens sp. Hel_I_66.
ACACCAGCACCAAGCCCTTTTACTAAAATAGAACAAAAGGTAGGACTTACAGATGTGACTTTAGAATACAGCAGACCAAACATGAGAGATCGCGAGGTTTTTGGGAACTTAGTACCTTACGGAAAATTGTGGAGATTAGGAGCTAATGCCAATACAAAAATCACATTTAGTGACGATGTTATGGTTGGAGGTAACACATTAAAAGCAGGATCTTATGCTATTTATGCAACTCCAAACGAAAAAACTTGGGATATTACATTTTATTCAGATACATCAAATTGGGGAACTCCAGAAGAGTGGGACGACTCTAAGGTTGCAGCAAAAGTAAGTGCAGACGTGGTTAAGTTACCAATGGATATTGAAACATTGAGTATTGGTTTTGATGATCTAACAAGTGGATCTGCTCACCTTGGTTTTATGTGGGAAGATGTATACACAGCTGTAAAAATTGAAGTTCCAACAGATAAAAAAGTATCGGCAGCCATTGAGAGTGCTATGAGTGGTCCTTCTGCAGGAGATTACTATGCATCTGCTGTTTACTATTCTCAAGAAGGTAAAGATCTTGAAAAGGCTAAAATGTGGATGGAGAAAGCAATGGAAATGACTGAAAACCCACGTTTCTGGCAATTAAGACAACAATCTTTGATCTATGCTAAAGCTGGAGATAAGAAAAAAGCTATTGAAGCTGCTAAGAAATCTTTAGAAGGAGCAAAAGAAGCTAAAAATGATGATTACGTTAAAATGAATATGGACTCTCTTAAAGAATGGGGAGCAATGTAATTTTCTTCGGAAATTTTAAAACTTAATATTTAGACCTTTTGAGAAATCAAAGGGTCTTTTTATTTGTAATCGAGACCAATTTGAAGTCTCACGGTATCCAAAAGACTAATTAATTTTCTGCTAAAATCAAATGTCATTACATCACTTTCGGTTTGACCGTCCCTAATGAGCTGATTAAAATGAACAATCTCATAATAGTAACCTATGCTTGAATGATCAAACTCTACTGTTTCTTCTTTTTCTTCGGAAATGAGCGTTACAGTGGATGGCTCGTGAAATCTAGAATTTATTTTTATAGTGCCACGCTCACAATAATAAATAGCTTCAGTTGAAGTTTTTTCCAGAAGTGTACTTTTTAAATGGGCTTTTACATTATTATCGTAAGAAAAAATCATCAAACAAGAAGAATCCACATCATTTTCAAAAAAAGTGGCTTTAGATTCTATATGATTAGGCTCTCCTAAAGTTGATAGTGCAGCAAAAATAGGGTAGATGCCTATGTCGAGTAAACTTCCGCCTCCAAGTGATTTTTTAAATACTCTCGAACTCATATCAAATTCAGGCTTAAAACCGAAATCTGCCTCGATTTTCAAGATTTTCCCAAAGGTTTCGTCTTTAAGTTGTCTAAGTGCAAATTGATAATGTGGCAAAAAGTAAGTCCACATAGCTTCCATTAGCAAAGTGTTTTTTGCCTTTGCTGTTGCGATCATTTCATCAACTTCACTTAAATTGATTGCAAAAGGTTTTTCACAGAGCACAGCTTTTTTATGGTTTAGGCATAAAATAGTATGCTCATTATGAAATGAGTGAGGTGTCGCAATATAAATTGCATCTATATTAGGGTCTTCTGCTAATGTTTGGTAATCACCATAAGCATGATTTACATCATATTTCTTAGCAAAATCAATGGCTTTTTCTAGATTTCTGGAGGCTACTGCATAAAGCTTTGCGTTTTCTGCTTTAAGTAAATCTTGAGCAAATTTATTCGCAATTTTACCTAAACCGATAATTCCCCAATTTATAGTTCTCATGCAGGAGTATTGTTAAGAATTAAATAGCCGAAAAATACCAATACAGATATGAGTCCAGCCAAAATGAGTTTGTAGTTTTTTGGGATTTTCCCAAAATCAATAAGCATAGCAATAATTATAACTAAAAAGCAACCTACGAAGTTTAGCCATAAAAAAGGCAGATTTATGATTTCATATTGGTTTAATAAAAATAAACCAATAATTAAAACTTGAGTGATTAACGCAGCAATAAATACAGCGTTTGCTTTTACGAATTTAAAAAAGAATGCCAGGAGAAAAATACCGAGCACGTTTCCGTAGAAAATAGAACCAATAATGTTTACTAGCTGAATCAAATTTTCTGCAAGATTGGCAACACAGGCGACTCCAATGGCCATAACTCCCCAGCCTAGAGTAAACCATTTTGATGTTTTTACCATCTCGGTTTCAGACTTTTCTGAAGTATTACGTTTGTACAAATCCATAGTGGTCGTACTTGCTAGAGCATTTAACTCGCTGGATGTACTTGACATGGCTGCACTCAAAATTACTGCTAATAATAACCCGATTAAACCTCGCGGTAAATTGTTTAAAATGAAATTTAAAAAGACATAATCTTTATCGTTGCTTTCTACTTTAATGTTTTGGGAGTCTCCAGCTTTTTCTATTAAAGTTCTGGCTTCTGCTCTCAAGGCATCACTTTCGGTATTATATTGTGCTATTATTTGAGGATTTACTTTACCGCTTGCATTGGAGTATTCGTTTATTGCATCTTTCTTTTTTAAGAAAACATCATTCTGTTTTTCCTGTATGGCTTGATACTCATCTGCATATTTAGAACTTAGAACAACTTCTGTTGCAGCAGGATTAAAATTTAAAGGTGTTTCATTAAACTGATAAAACACAAAAACCATAACACCTATTAGTAATATAAAAAATTGCATTGGCACTTTTAAAAGCCCATTAAAAATCATACCAATTTGCATTTCTTTCAATGATTTACCTGAAAGATAACGCTGTACTTGGCTTTGATCTGTTCCAAAATACGAGAGCATCAAAAATGTACCACCAATAATTCCACTCCAAATGGTATAGCGATTATTGAGATCAAATGAGAAATCCAAGACTTCCATTTTTCCGCTGGCACCAGCAATATCAAGTGCTTTCGAAAATGTAATATCTGCTGGGAGTTTATCGATTATCAAAAAAAACGTAATAATCAATCCTGTAAAAATTAAAATCATTTGGTGCTTTTGAGTAACATTTACTGCTTTTGTGCCTCCAGAAACAGTATAGATTATCACAAGAGTTCCGATGATTATATTCAGAAATAATAAATTCCATCCTAACACTGCCGACAAAATGATGGCTGGTGCAAAAATGGTTATTCCTGCAGCCAAACCGCGTTGGATTAAAAAGAGAATTGCGGTAAGCGTTCTTGTTTTTAAATCAAATCTATTTTCAAGGAATTCGTAAGCGGTATATACTTTAAGGCGATGGTACAATGGAATGAAAACCATGCAAATCACGACCATCGCTATGGGTAGTCCAAAATACAGTTGAACAAATCCCATCCCATCGTTAAAGGCTTGTCCTGGTGTTGATAAAAAGGTAATAGCGCTGGCTTGTGTTGCCATGACCGATAGACCGATAGTCCACCATTTTGAGGTATTACCGCCTTTTAAATAGTCCTGTACATTTTTGCTGCCTCGAGAGCGGTACGTTCCGTAGATAACAATAATCAATAGTGTACTAATAAGTACAACCCAATCTAATATTTGCATTTAAAAGGCTTTTGTGATGAAGTAAAATACAATAATGTACACAACATTCGCAGCAAGGACTAATGTGTACATTTTATTCCATTTGTATTTTTCCATGTTTGGCAACTTATTTTGTTTTAGAGATCTATAAGGTTTTTTCAAATTTTGCAGGAGCGCTTAATTTTTAATTTGTTCTGGTTGGTTCAAATCGTTTTTTCCAAGTGACAACATATTGGCAAACAAGCGATACGCTCCCGAAACTCCAGCAGGAAACTCCCTAAAGAAACTCAAACCAGTATATACGTAATAACCTTCTCCATGTCTTGCGACTAGTAAACTTCCGGTTTTTGGCGTTTCTCCCACATCATTCATAGATAGGATTGATGTAAACTCACTCGACCACTCATCAGGAAAATACAAACCACGCTCTTGTGTCCAACCTTCAAAATCTTTTTCTGTTATTTTATTCGGGAAATTTAAAACTTCATGAGTTGTCGCCAAAAGTCTAACATCTGCATTTTCATCAGTCACGCGATCACGCGATAATTTTAAATCGTAAGGTGCGATATTATCGAATTTTAAACCTCTACTGGTATTATATTGTACGATCATATTTCCGCCTTGAGCGACGTAATCGAATAATAATTGTTGTTTGAATTTGAGATCTTCAACTGTGTTGTAAGCTCTAATTCCCACGACTACTGCATCAAATCTTTTTAAATTTTCTGCGGAAATATCTTCTGGTTTTAAAATGGCAACCTCGTAACCAATTTGTTTTAAGCTCTCAGGCACAACATCTCCAGCACCTTCAATGTAACCGATAAGTTGTCCGCGTTTTTCAATATCTAAACGAACAATTTTACTTTCGCTAGGTAATAGCACCGTTTGGTATGGGATATGATCGTAATCCATCTCAATCAACTCTTTGGTGTAAACCTTATCGCCGATATGAACCATAGGCGTGAGTAAGCCTTCACTTTGGTTTTTTGGTGGTACAACAGTAAAGATTAAGCGTTTGGCTTGACCCTTAACATCGATGTTTACTTTTTGTTTTTCAGGAAAGACGCTCCAGTCATTTGGATGTGCAATTTCTACGTAACCATCAATATTATCACGACCTGCTTGCACTAAAACCTCAATATCTCGTTGCTGATCGGAATCTAAAATGATAACTTTCTCTGAAATTTTTGCAGACACCTCAGGAATAATTTCAAAAGGTTTGTAAACCTCACCTTTTACGGGATCATTAGTTTTGTAAACAATAGGTCTTGTAAAAGGAATCACTACATTTTCAATATTTAAATGGAATGTGATGTTAAGATTTTGAGGAGTTTCTGGTTTTCCAATTAGAGATTTGTCTTCCACTTTATACATACCGAGCGTTCCGTTTTTTGTTAGCCAATATGGAGTTGAGACTTGCTCATTGTCACTTATTTTTAAAGTCTCCTTGAAATCAAAATCGGTATTATTATCTAATTTGAGATTCTTTTCAATTTTTATTCCATTAGGATTAGTGATGCTCGATAAAGTGATGTTTGAATCACTACGATTAATGACTTCAATATTCAAATCTACCGTAGAGCCTGCTGTTGCATGGTTTGTATTTGCAGTAGCTTCTAGATATAACCCTGCGCATGCTGCGATAATATCTTTAATCTCACTCGTTTTTACGGTTTTCCAATGGTCATTTTTTAAATCTTGAATGGCTTTGTAAGCTCTCATCAATTCTGGCAATGAAGCTGAAGGATTTCTAAAATCATAATTTTTTTGAACTGAGTAAAGAATGTCTCCAATGGCTTTTCCGCCTTCTATACGATTCCAAGACGTATCAATGCCATCAAAAATATTTGATTTATCTGTTGGTAAATCTCCTTTTATAAGTTCTATGTATTCAATTTGCGTACCTCGACTTCCTGTGCTTCCGAAACCTTGTGATTTATGTTGACTTCTGCTTAATGCTGCAATTTCAGGATTACTCAAACCGCTGCTTGGGAAGTAAACGCCAGTATCAATATCTAATAAATTCGTTTTATCGGCTTTATCGAAGTTTTCCTGACTTCCGTAGAACCACCAAGACGTATTAAAAAATAAGCGCTGTGGTTGCCAGGTGTCCACTGTTTTTAATTGATTGGAATAAGCGCTTTTATCACCAACCAAGTCAAAAGCTTCAACACTCAACATCGCAGAACTTGTATGGTGACCATGTGTGCTTCCTGGACTTCTATGATCAAAACGGTTGATAATGACATCAGGCTGAAATTTTCTAATTGCCAAAACCACATCACTTAACACTTCATCTTTATTCCAAATGGCTAAGGTTTCGTCTGGATGTTTGGAGTAGCCAAAATCATTCGCTCTGGTAAACAGTTGTTCACCACCATCGGTACGACGAGCAGCTAATAACTCCTGGGTTCTAATCACGCCCAATAATTCTCTAATTTCTGGACCAACGAGGTTTTGTCCGCCATCACCACGAGTCAATGAGAGGTAGGCAGTTCTTGCCTTTACTTCATTGGACATATATGAAATCAATCTTGTATTTTCATCATCTGGATGCGCAGCAACATACAAAACCGATCCTAAAAAATTAAGCTTTTTTATGGATTCATGAATCTCTGAAGCTGTTGGCCTTTTGGGTTGTTGGGCTAGAAGTAAAGAAGTTGTGAAAAAGAATAGAAATACGTAGCGTAATTTTTTTTGCATGATGGTTTAATTAGCTTAAACTCAAATATAATAAAGTATGGTAGGGAAGTGGGTTTTTTTAGAGTTTCTTTAACGTTAGTTAACGAGATATCTATAAATTTATAAATTTCACCAATTCTTTCAAAAAAAATCAATCCATAGAAACCGTCTCCCTTAAATAAATTAGAAGATATCAATGTCAATAAATCATTAATTTTCTGTTAATATATATCGCGAATTAAGTGGTATTTAAATTGATTTATCTGTATTTTCGTTATCCCTAAAAAAATATAAATGACAGTGACGGAGTACGAACCAATTATAGAGGTTATAGAAGAAGCCTACGAGATCCCACAACTTCAGGCAACGCGAAAGATCTCGGCATTATTGCCACACGATTACCATAGTACCAGCAAACTTTACCCTGTATTATACCTTCAAGATGGTCAAAATTTGTTCAATCCATTAGCGCCTTATGGTGACTGGGCTATTGATAAATCTATGACTAAATTGGCGGAAGAAGGCCTTGGAGACATCATCATCATAGCTATAGACCATGGCGAACAGGAGCGTATCAATGAATACTTGCCTTATTACCATCCGCGTTTTGGAGAAGGAAAAGGTAATTTCTACATTCAGTTTATGATTGAAAGATTGATCCCTTACATCAATAAACGTTATAGAACATTGACCGATTTTGAAAACACAGGAATTGGTGGTAGCTCAATGGGTGGATTGATTAGTTTACATGCAGGACTTCAAAATCCAGGAGTTTTTGGAAAAATGATGATATTTTCACCAAGCTTGTGGATTTCTAAAACAATTTTCAACCAAACAAAAAGCTTTAAGCCTCTTGAGAAATCAAGAATTTATTTATATTCTGGAGGAAAGGAAAGCAAAGAGCACTTGCCAAACTCAAAACGATTGGGAAGTATCATTACCGAAAAAATGGTAAAAGGTTATAATATCGATTTCCATTTTTCTATCAATGAGCACGGTAGCCATGCAGAAATGCATTGGCGTGAAGAGTTCCCACATGCCATAAAATGGTTATTTTTTAATTCATAAGCTATGATCTATAAACACACAAAAACACTAGACACATCAAAAGATTTTATTTTACCATGTAAAAAAAATGATGTTGATGGGATAAAACACTTATTAACCATAGAAAACCCAGATTTTGATGGTAGTTTTTCCACCTATCAATTACTCTACGGAAAAAATGGAAACCGCATTTATCTTTTAGGATTAGGAGAAGAAAAAGAGGCATCTAAGCTAGAAGAGACCTTTAGAAAATTAGCTTTTGAAACCCAGAAATACTGGAATAAGACGATACAGGTTTATGCGGAAGATCTTTCCGAAGAACATATAAAAAAATCAGTTATTGGGTTAGAAATGGCACAATACCAAATAGGAGAGTTTAAATCCAAAAAAGAAAAAGAAGATAAAAAGACAGTATCATTTTCATCACCAAAATCTATTAACAAGGTATTGGAAGAGGGATTGTACACTGGTGAAACCATCAACAAAATAAAAGCGTTGGTAGATGCACCACCAAATATAAAAACACCAGAATATTTAGGCGATTGGGCAAAAAAATCGGCAAGTGAGGCCAACTATAAGTGCACTGTTTTAAAACATGCTGAACTTAAAAAGCAAGGTTTTGAAGCGGTACTTTCTGTTGGAAAAGGAAGTGTGAATAAACCTGTTGTGATCATCACAGAATATACGCCTAAAAAAACCAAAAAAGTTGATATCGCTCTCGTCGGAAAAGGGATTACTTTCGATTCTGGCGGATTATCAATCAAACCATCAACCAATCTACACTATATGAAAAGTGATATGGGTGGCGCAGCAGTTGTGCTTGGTGTTGTGGAGCTGGTCGCAAAATTAAAATTGGATATCAATATTGTTGGGATCGTTTGTTCCGCAGAAAATGCTGTGGATGCAGAGAGTTACCGACCTGGTGATGTCATCAATTCCTACTCAGGTAAAACCATAGAAATTATTGATACAGATGCTGAAGGTCGTTTGGTTTTGGCAGATGGCCTAAGCTATGCAGTGAAACATATAAAACCAGAATATCTTATAGATTTAGCAACCTTAACCGGTAGCGTTGTGAGAACTTTAGGGTATGAAGCTGCTGGGATGTTCACACATAATCAAGACATGGCGAGCACAATGTCTAATATTGGCTATAAAGTTCACGAACGTGTTTGGCAATTGCCAATGTTTGAAGAGTATAAAAGTGATTTGCATAGTGATATTGCAGATTTAAGAAATTTTAGCGGTAAGCCATTAACAGGAGCCACAAACGCAGCTCAATTTTTAGAATCATTTACCGAAGACCATAAAAATTGGATGCACTTGGATATTGCAGGTGTTTCCTTCGGAAGCTCTCCTTACGCCAAAATGAAAAGTGCATCGGGTTACGGAATTCAATTAATTACAGAATTCGTTAAAGAAAAAGCTTCAAAATAATATTGAGTTTCGTAAATTTCTTGTTGATAACTAATATATCTTGATTCTTGCTCTAAAAAATAGCAAATAAGATTCTAATTAATCCAACTATGTCAAAGCAACCCTTAAATTTTCTTTGTATTTCTACCTATTTTAAAGGTCAGGATTTTCTTAAAAGCTGTAAAGCAGATGGCAATAATGTGTATTTATTGACCAAAAAAAAGTTGGAGCATGAG
It contains:
- a CDS encoding DUF2911 domain-containing protein, which encodes MKKLLLVFAVFALSFTTYAQIDTPAPSPFTKIEQKVGLTDVTLEYSRPNMRDREVFGNLVPYGKLWRLGANANTKITFSDDVMVGGNTLKAGSYAIYATPNEKTWDITFYSDTSNWGTPEEWDDSKVAAKVSADVVKLPMDIETLSIGFDDLTSGSAHLGFMWEDVYTAVKIEVPTDKKVSAAIESAMSGPSAGDYYASAVYYSQEGKDLEKAKMWMEKAMEMTENPRFWQLRQQSLIYAKAGDKKKAIEAAKKSLEGAKEAKNDDYVKMNMDSLKEWGAM
- a CDS encoding Gfo/Idh/MocA family protein, with the translated sequence MRTINWGIIGLGKIANKFAQDLLKAENAKLYAVASRNLEKAIDFAKKYDVNHAYGDYQTLAEDPNIDAIYIATPHSFHNEHTILCLNHKKAVLCEKPFAINLSEVDEMIATAKAKNTLLMEAMWTYFLPHYQFALRQLKDETFGKILKIEADFGFKPEFDMSSRVFKKSLGGGSLLDIGIYPIFAALSTLGEPNHIESKATFFENDVDSSCLMIFSYDNNVKAHLKSTLLEKTSTEAIYYCERGTIKINSRFHEPSTVTLISEEKEETVEFDHSSIGYYYEIVHFNQLIRDGQTESDVMTFDFSRKLISLLDTVRLQIGLDYK
- a CDS encoding sodium:solute symporter, translated to MQILDWVVLISTLLIIVIYGTYRSRGSKNVQDYLKGGNTSKWWTIGLSVMATQASAITFLSTPGQAFNDGMGFVQLYFGLPIAMVVICMVFIPLYHRLKVYTAYEFLENRFDLKTRTLTAILFLIQRGLAAGITIFAPAIILSAVLGWNLLFLNIIIGTLVIIYTVSGGTKAVNVTQKHQMILIFTGLIITFFLIIDKLPADITFSKALDIAGASGKMEVLDFSFDLNNRYTIWSGIIGGTFLMLSYFGTDQSQVQRYLSGKSLKEMQIGMIFNGLLKVPMQFFILLIGVMVFVFYQFNETPLNFNPAATEVVLSSKYADEYQAIQEKQNDVFLKKKDAINEYSNASGKVNPQIIAQYNTESDALRAEARTLIEKAGDSQNIKVESNDKDYVFLNFILNNLPRGLIGLLLAVILSAAMSSTSSELNALASTTTMDLYKRNTSEKSETEMVKTSKWFTLGWGVMAIGVACVANLAENLIQLVNIIGSIFYGNVLGIFLLAFFFKFVKANAVFIAALITQVLIIGLFLLNQYEIINLPFLWLNFVGCFLVIIIAMLIDFGKIPKNYKLILAGLISVLVFFGYLILNNTPA
- a CDS encoding PIG-L family deacetylase; amino-acid sequence: MQKKLRYVFLFFFTTSLLLAQQPKRPTASEIHESIKKLNFLGSVLYVAAHPDDENTRLISYMSNEVKARTAYLSLTRGDGGQNLVGPEIRELLGVIRTQELLAARRTDGGEQLFTRANDFGYSKHPDETLAIWNKDEVLSDVVLAIRKFQPDVIINRFDHRSPGSTHGHHTSSAMLSVEAFDLVGDKSAYSNQLKTVDTWQPQRLFFNTSWWFYGSQENFDKADKTNLLDIDTGVYFPSSGLSNPEIAALSRSQHKSQGFGSTGSRGTQIEYIELIKGDLPTDKSNIFDGIDTSWNRIEGGKAIGDILYSVQKNYDFRNPSASLPELMRAYKAIQDLKNDHWKTVKTSEIKDIIAACAGLYLEATANTNHATAGSTVDLNIEVINRSDSNITLSSITNPNGIKIEKNLKLDNNTDFDFKETLKISDNEQVSTPYWLTKNGTLGMYKVEDKSLIGKPETPQNLNITFHLNIENVVIPFTRPIVYKTNDPVKGEVYKPFEIIPEVSAKISEKVIILDSDQQRDIEVLVQAGRDNIDGYVEIAHPNDWSVFPEKQKVNIDVKGQAKRLIFTVVPPKNQSEGLLTPMVHIGDKVYTKELIEMDYDHIPYQTVLLPSESKIVRLDIEKRGQLIGYIEGAGDVVPESLKQIGYEVAILKPEDISAENLKRFDAVVVGIRAYNTVEDLKFKQQLLFDYVAQGGNMIVQYNTSRGLKFDNIAPYDLKLSRDRVTDENADVRLLATTHEVLNFPNKITEKDFEGWTQERGLYFPDEWSSEFTSILSMNDVGETPKTGSLLVARHGEGYYVYTGLSFFREFPAGVSGAYRLFANMLSLGKNDLNQPEQIKN
- a CDS encoding alpha/beta hydrolase, producing the protein MTVTEYEPIIEVIEEAYEIPQLQATRKISALLPHDYHSTSKLYPVLYLQDGQNLFNPLAPYGDWAIDKSMTKLAEEGLGDIIIIAIDHGEQERINEYLPYYHPRFGEGKGNFYIQFMIERLIPYINKRYRTLTDFENTGIGGSSMGGLISLHAGLQNPGVFGKMMIFSPSLWISKTIFNQTKSFKPLEKSRIYLYSGGKESKEHLPNSKRLGSIITEKMVKGYNIDFHFSINEHGSHAEMHWREEFPHAIKWLFFNS
- a CDS encoding leucyl aminopeptidase family protein; amino-acid sequence: MIYKHTKTLDTSKDFILPCKKNDVDGIKHLLTIENPDFDGSFSTYQLLYGKNGNRIYLLGLGEEKEASKLEETFRKLAFETQKYWNKTIQVYAEDLSEEHIKKSVIGLEMAQYQIGEFKSKKEKEDKKTVSFSSPKSINKVLEEGLYTGETINKIKALVDAPPNIKTPEYLGDWAKKSASEANYKCTVLKHAELKKQGFEAVLSVGKGSVNKPVVIITEYTPKKTKKVDIALVGKGITFDSGGLSIKPSTNLHYMKSDMGGAAVVLGVVELVAKLKLDINIVGIVCSAENAVDAESYRPGDVINSYSGKTIEIIDTDAEGRLVLADGLSYAVKHIKPEYLIDLATLTGSVVRTLGYEAAGMFTHNQDMASTMSNIGYKVHERVWQLPMFEEYKSDLHSDIADLRNFSGKPLTGATNAAQFLESFTEDHKNWMHLDIAGVSFGSSPYAKMKSASGYGIQLITEFVKEKASK